From a region of the Sander lucioperca isolate FBNREF2018 chromosome 8, SLUC_FBN_1.2, whole genome shotgun sequence genome:
- the LOC116047812 gene encoding muscleblind-like protein 2a isoform X2, translated as MALNMSSVRDTKWLTLEVCRQFQRGNCSRSDEECKFAHPPKSCQVDNGRVVACFDSLKGRCSRENCKYLHPPSHLKTQLEINGRNNLIQQKTAAAVLAQQMQLMIPGHSMQPVPTFHVTQGLGTNTGLSYGSYMTPLSHGMSLIPTDNLSSTQVLVSGSPPVTVQSSSSSSSSSSPSQKLQRSDKLEVCREFQRGNCARGETDCRFAHPSDSPMIDTTDNTVTVCMDYIKSRCSREKCKYFHPPAQLQAKIKSSQQQVNHTAVAAQAAAMTQSTAKAMKRSLEATVDLGYPYSVPLPKRPAFEKSNWASSLLSPSFLHYQQALANSQLQQPTAAFYPTGSFFCMAPANSMVPMMYSATPATVSAATTPATSVPYAATAPANQIILK; from the exons ATGGCGTTGAACATGTCTTCagtaagagacacaaaatggctAACTCTGGAAGTCTGTCGACAGTTTCAGCGAGGAAACTGTTCACGTAGTGATGAGGAATGCAAATTTGCTCATCCACCGAAGAGCTGCCAAGTTGACAATGGGAGAGTTGTTGCCTGCTTTGACTCCCTGAAG GGCCGATGCTCAAGAGAAAACTGCAAGTATCTTCATCCACCTTCACACTTAAAAACCCAGTTAGAGATAAATGGGCGCAACAACCTCATCCAGCAAAAGACAGCAGCAGCTGTGCTTGCCCAACAGATGCAGCTCATGATCCCAGGACACAGCATGCAGCCTGTG CCAACATTTCATGTTACACAGGGACTGGGCACAAATACTGGTCTTAGTTATGGTTCATACATGACACCTTTGAGCCATGGAATGAGCCTCATCCCAACAGACAACCTCTCCAGCACCCAGGTTCTTGTTTCTGGGAGCCCCCCCGTCACGGTCCagagctcctcctcctcttcttcttcttcttctccctcaCAGAAGCTGCAGCGTTCGGACAAACTAGAG GTGTGCCGCGAGTTTCAGCGGGGAAACTGTGCAAGAGGGGAGACAGATTGCCGCTTCGCTCACCCCAGTGACAGCCCAATGATTGACACCACAGATAACACTGTCACTGTTTGCATGGACTACATCAAGAGCCGCTGCTCCAGGGAGAAGTGCAAGTATTTTCACCCGCCTGCACAATTGCAGGCCAAAATCAAATCCAGTCAACAGCAAGTCAATCACACAGCCGTCGCAGCCCAGGCTGCAGCCATG ACTCAGTCGACTGCCAAAGCAATGAAGCGATCCCTCGAGGCAACTGTAGACCTG GGCTATCCCTACAGTGTACCCCTACCAAAGAGACCAGCTTTTGAGAAGAGCAACTGGGCCAGCTCTCTCCTCAGCCCTAGTTTTTTGCACTACCAACAGGCTCTAGCCAACTCACAGCTGCAGCAGCCCACTGCTGCATTTTATCCCACAG GTTCTTTCTTCTGCATGGCTCCCGCTAACAGCATGG TCCCCATGATGTACAGTGCTACGCCTGCTACTGTCTCTGCAGCAACTACTCCCGCCACAAGTGTCCCCTACGCAGCAACAGCACCAGCCAATCAG ATCATCCTCAAGTAA
- the LOC116047812 gene encoding muscleblind-like protein 2a isoform X1: MALNMSSVRDTKWLTLEVCRQFQRGNCSRSDEECKFAHPPKSCQVDNGRVVACFDSLKGRCSRENCKYLHPPSHLKTQLEINGRNNLIQQKTAAAVLAQQMQLMIPGHSMQPVPTFHVTQGLGTNTGLSYGSYMTPLSHGMSLIPTDNLSSTQVLVSGSPPVTVQSSSSSSSSSSPSQKLQRSDKLEVCREFQRGNCARGETDCRFAHPSDSPMIDTTDNTVTVCMDYIKSRCSREKCKYFHPPAQLQAKIKSSQQQVNHTAVAAQAAAMTQSTAKAMKRSLEATVDLGYPYSVPLPKRPAFEKSNWASSLLSPSFLHYQQALANSQLQQPTAAFYPTGSFFCMAPANSMDHPQVTTRNRSPCHVAAVKDAKQLLCKYSVNTTHYLQQSPC; encoded by the exons ATGGCGTTGAACATGTCTTCagtaagagacacaaaatggctAACTCTGGAAGTCTGTCGACAGTTTCAGCGAGGAAACTGTTCACGTAGTGATGAGGAATGCAAATTTGCTCATCCACCGAAGAGCTGCCAAGTTGACAATGGGAGAGTTGTTGCCTGCTTTGACTCCCTGAAG GGCCGATGCTCAAGAGAAAACTGCAAGTATCTTCATCCACCTTCACACTTAAAAACCCAGTTAGAGATAAATGGGCGCAACAACCTCATCCAGCAAAAGACAGCAGCAGCTGTGCTTGCCCAACAGATGCAGCTCATGATCCCAGGACACAGCATGCAGCCTGTG CCAACATTTCATGTTACACAGGGACTGGGCACAAATACTGGTCTTAGTTATGGTTCATACATGACACCTTTGAGCCATGGAATGAGCCTCATCCCAACAGACAACCTCTCCAGCACCCAGGTTCTTGTTTCTGGGAGCCCCCCCGTCACGGTCCagagctcctcctcctcttcttcttcttcttctccctcaCAGAAGCTGCAGCGTTCGGACAAACTAGAG GTGTGCCGCGAGTTTCAGCGGGGAAACTGTGCAAGAGGGGAGACAGATTGCCGCTTCGCTCACCCCAGTGACAGCCCAATGATTGACACCACAGATAACACTGTCACTGTTTGCATGGACTACATCAAGAGCCGCTGCTCCAGGGAGAAGTGCAAGTATTTTCACCCGCCTGCACAATTGCAGGCCAAAATCAAATCCAGTCAACAGCAAGTCAATCACACAGCCGTCGCAGCCCAGGCTGCAGCCATG ACTCAGTCGACTGCCAAAGCAATGAAGCGATCCCTCGAGGCAACTGTAGACCTG GGCTATCCCTACAGTGTACCCCTACCAAAGAGACCAGCTTTTGAGAAGAGCAACTGGGCCAGCTCTCTCCTCAGCCCTAGTTTTTTGCACTACCAACAGGCTCTAGCCAACTCACAGCTGCAGCAGCCCACTGCTGCATTTTATCCCACAG GTTCTTTCTTCTGCATGGCTCCCGCTAACAGCATGG ATCATCCTCAAGTAACCACCAGAAACAGAAGTCCGTGCCATGTTGCTGCTGTTAAAGACGCCAAACAGCTGCTCTGTAAATATTCTGTTAACACCACACACTATCTACAACAATCTCCATGCTGA
- the LOC116047812 gene encoding muscleblind-like protein 2a isoform X3 gives MALNMSSVRDTKWLTLEVCRQFQRGNCSRSDEECKFAHPPKSCQVDNGRVVACFDSLKGRCSRENCKYLHPPSHLKTQLEINGRNNLIQQKTAAAVLAQQMQLMIPGHSMQPVGLGTNTGLSYGSYMTPLSHGMSLIPTDNLSSTQVLVSGSPPVTVQSSSSSSSSSSPSQKLQRSDKLEVCREFQRGNCARGETDCRFAHPSDSPMIDTTDNTVTVCMDYIKSRCSREKCKYFHPPAQLQAKIKSSQQQVNHTAVAAQAAAMTQSTAKAMKRSLEATVDLGYPYSVPLPKRPAFEKSNWASSLLSPSFLHYQQALANSQLQQPTAAFYPTGSFFCMAPANSMDHPQVTTRNRSPCHVAAVKDAKQLLCKYSVNTTHYLQQSPC, from the exons ATGGCGTTGAACATGTCTTCagtaagagacacaaaatggctAACTCTGGAAGTCTGTCGACAGTTTCAGCGAGGAAACTGTTCACGTAGTGATGAGGAATGCAAATTTGCTCATCCACCGAAGAGCTGCCAAGTTGACAATGGGAGAGTTGTTGCCTGCTTTGACTCCCTGAAG GGCCGATGCTCAAGAGAAAACTGCAAGTATCTTCATCCACCTTCACACTTAAAAACCCAGTTAGAGATAAATGGGCGCAACAACCTCATCCAGCAAAAGACAGCAGCAGCTGTGCTTGCCCAACAGATGCAGCTCATGATCCCAGGACACAGCATGCAGCCTGTG GGACTGGGCACAAATACTGGTCTTAGTTATGGTTCATACATGACACCTTTGAGCCATGGAATGAGCCTCATCCCAACAGACAACCTCTCCAGCACCCAGGTTCTTGTTTCTGGGAGCCCCCCCGTCACGGTCCagagctcctcctcctcttcttcttcttcttctccctcaCAGAAGCTGCAGCGTTCGGACAAACTAGAG GTGTGCCGCGAGTTTCAGCGGGGAAACTGTGCAAGAGGGGAGACAGATTGCCGCTTCGCTCACCCCAGTGACAGCCCAATGATTGACACCACAGATAACACTGTCACTGTTTGCATGGACTACATCAAGAGCCGCTGCTCCAGGGAGAAGTGCAAGTATTTTCACCCGCCTGCACAATTGCAGGCCAAAATCAAATCCAGTCAACAGCAAGTCAATCACACAGCCGTCGCAGCCCAGGCTGCAGCCATG ACTCAGTCGACTGCCAAAGCAATGAAGCGATCCCTCGAGGCAACTGTAGACCTG GGCTATCCCTACAGTGTACCCCTACCAAAGAGACCAGCTTTTGAGAAGAGCAACTGGGCCAGCTCTCTCCTCAGCCCTAGTTTTTTGCACTACCAACAGGCTCTAGCCAACTCACAGCTGCAGCAGCCCACTGCTGCATTTTATCCCACAG GTTCTTTCTTCTGCATGGCTCCCGCTAACAGCATGG ATCATCCTCAAGTAACCACCAGAAACAGAAGTCCGTGCCATGTTGCTGCTGTTAAAGACGCCAAACAGCTGCTCTGTAAATATTCTGTTAACACCACACACTATCTACAACAATCTCCATGCTGA
- the LOC116047812 gene encoding muscleblind-like protein 2a isoform X5 has translation MALNMSSVRDTKWLTLEVCRQFQRGNCSRSDEECKFAHPPKSCQVDNGRVVACFDSLKGRCSRENCKYLHPPSHLKTQLEINGRNNLIQQKTAAAVLAQQMQLMIPGHSMQPVPTFHVTQGLGTNTGLSYGSYMTPLSHGMSLIPTDNLSSTQVLVSGSPPVTVQSSSSSSSSSSPSQKLQRSDKLEVCREFQRGNCARGETDCRFAHPSDSPMIDTTDNTVTVCMDYIKSRCSREKCKYFHPPAQLQAKIKSSQQQVNHTAVAAQAAAMGYPYSVPLPKRPAFEKSNWASSLLSPSFLHYQQALANSQLQQPTAAFYPTGSFFCMAPANSMVPMMYSATPATVSAATTPATSVPYAATAPANQIILK, from the exons ATGGCGTTGAACATGTCTTCagtaagagacacaaaatggctAACTCTGGAAGTCTGTCGACAGTTTCAGCGAGGAAACTGTTCACGTAGTGATGAGGAATGCAAATTTGCTCATCCACCGAAGAGCTGCCAAGTTGACAATGGGAGAGTTGTTGCCTGCTTTGACTCCCTGAAG GGCCGATGCTCAAGAGAAAACTGCAAGTATCTTCATCCACCTTCACACTTAAAAACCCAGTTAGAGATAAATGGGCGCAACAACCTCATCCAGCAAAAGACAGCAGCAGCTGTGCTTGCCCAACAGATGCAGCTCATGATCCCAGGACACAGCATGCAGCCTGTG CCAACATTTCATGTTACACAGGGACTGGGCACAAATACTGGTCTTAGTTATGGTTCATACATGACACCTTTGAGCCATGGAATGAGCCTCATCCCAACAGACAACCTCTCCAGCACCCAGGTTCTTGTTTCTGGGAGCCCCCCCGTCACGGTCCagagctcctcctcctcttcttcttcttcttctccctcaCAGAAGCTGCAGCGTTCGGACAAACTAGAG GTGTGCCGCGAGTTTCAGCGGGGAAACTGTGCAAGAGGGGAGACAGATTGCCGCTTCGCTCACCCCAGTGACAGCCCAATGATTGACACCACAGATAACACTGTCACTGTTTGCATGGACTACATCAAGAGCCGCTGCTCCAGGGAGAAGTGCAAGTATTTTCACCCGCCTGCACAATTGCAGGCCAAAATCAAATCCAGTCAACAGCAAGTCAATCACACAGCCGTCGCAGCCCAGGCTGCAGCCATG GGCTATCCCTACAGTGTACCCCTACCAAAGAGACCAGCTTTTGAGAAGAGCAACTGGGCCAGCTCTCTCCTCAGCCCTAGTTTTTTGCACTACCAACAGGCTCTAGCCAACTCACAGCTGCAGCAGCCCACTGCTGCATTTTATCCCACAG GTTCTTTCTTCTGCATGGCTCCCGCTAACAGCATGG TCCCCATGATGTACAGTGCTACGCCTGCTACTGTCTCTGCAGCAACTACTCCCGCCACAAGTGTCCCCTACGCAGCAACAGCACCAGCCAATCAG ATCATCCTCAAGTAA
- the LOC116047812 gene encoding muscleblind-like protein 2a isoform X4 encodes MALNMSSVRDTKWLTLEVCRQFQRGNCSRSDEECKFAHPPKSCQVDNGRVVACFDSLKGRCSRENCKYLHPPSHLKTQLEINGRNNLIQQKTAAAVLAQQMQLMIPGHSMQPVPTFHVTQGLGTNTGLSYGSYMTPLSHGMSLIPTDNLSSTQVLVSGSPPVTVQSSSSSSSSSSPSQKLQRSDKLEVCREFQRGNCARGETDCRFAHPSDSPMIDTTDNTVTVCMDYIKSRCSREKCKYFHPPAQLQAKIKSSQQQVNHTAVAAQAAAMGYPYSVPLPKRPAFEKSNWASSLLSPSFLHYQQALANSQLQQPTAAFYPTGSFFCMAPANSMDHPQVTTRNRSPCHVAAVKDAKQLLCKYSVNTTHYLQQSPC; translated from the exons ATGGCGTTGAACATGTCTTCagtaagagacacaaaatggctAACTCTGGAAGTCTGTCGACAGTTTCAGCGAGGAAACTGTTCACGTAGTGATGAGGAATGCAAATTTGCTCATCCACCGAAGAGCTGCCAAGTTGACAATGGGAGAGTTGTTGCCTGCTTTGACTCCCTGAAG GGCCGATGCTCAAGAGAAAACTGCAAGTATCTTCATCCACCTTCACACTTAAAAACCCAGTTAGAGATAAATGGGCGCAACAACCTCATCCAGCAAAAGACAGCAGCAGCTGTGCTTGCCCAACAGATGCAGCTCATGATCCCAGGACACAGCATGCAGCCTGTG CCAACATTTCATGTTACACAGGGACTGGGCACAAATACTGGTCTTAGTTATGGTTCATACATGACACCTTTGAGCCATGGAATGAGCCTCATCCCAACAGACAACCTCTCCAGCACCCAGGTTCTTGTTTCTGGGAGCCCCCCCGTCACGGTCCagagctcctcctcctcttcttcttcttcttctccctcaCAGAAGCTGCAGCGTTCGGACAAACTAGAG GTGTGCCGCGAGTTTCAGCGGGGAAACTGTGCAAGAGGGGAGACAGATTGCCGCTTCGCTCACCCCAGTGACAGCCCAATGATTGACACCACAGATAACACTGTCACTGTTTGCATGGACTACATCAAGAGCCGCTGCTCCAGGGAGAAGTGCAAGTATTTTCACCCGCCTGCACAATTGCAGGCCAAAATCAAATCCAGTCAACAGCAAGTCAATCACACAGCCGTCGCAGCCCAGGCTGCAGCCATG GGCTATCCCTACAGTGTACCCCTACCAAAGAGACCAGCTTTTGAGAAGAGCAACTGGGCCAGCTCTCTCCTCAGCCCTAGTTTTTTGCACTACCAACAGGCTCTAGCCAACTCACAGCTGCAGCAGCCCACTGCTGCATTTTATCCCACAG GTTCTTTCTTCTGCATGGCTCCCGCTAACAGCATGG ATCATCCTCAAGTAACCACCAGAAACAGAAGTCCGTGCCATGTTGCTGCTGTTAAAGACGCCAAACAGCTGCTCTGTAAATATTCTGTTAACACCACACACTATCTACAACAATCTCCATGCTGA
- the LOC116047843 gene encoding ras-related protein Rap-2a → MREYKVVVLGSGGVGKSALTVQFVTGTFIEKYDPTIEDFYRKEIEVDSSPSVLEILDTAGTEQFASMRDLYIKNGQGFILVYSLVNQQSFQDIKPMRDQIIRVKRYEKVPVILVGNKVDLESEREVSSSEGQALAEEWGCPFMETSAKSKTMVDELFAEIVRQMDYAAQPDKDDPCCSSCNIQ, encoded by the exons ATGCGCGAGTATAAAGTGGTGGTCCTGGGCAGCGGTGGGGTCGGGAAATCCGCCCTCACTGTGCAGTTTGTTACCGGGACGTTCATTGAGAAGTACGACCCAACTATTGAGGATTTTTACCGCAAGGAGATCGAGGTGGACTCCTCACCCTCGGTGCTGGAGATCCTTGACACCGCTGGTACCGAGCAGTTCGCTTCCATGCGGGACCTTTACATCAAAAACGGTCAAGGATTCATTCTGGTCTATAGCCTTGTCAACCAGCAAAGCTTCCAGGACATCAAGCCGATGAGGGATCAGATCATAAGAGTGAAAAG GTACGAGAAGGTTCCTGTGATCCTGGTGGGGAACAAGGTGGACCTGGAAAGCGAGAGGGAGGTATCGTCCAGCGAAGGTCAGGCCCTGGCCGAGGAGTGGGGCTGCCCGTTCATGGAGACCTCGGCCAAGAGCAAAACCATGGTAGACGAACTGTTCGCTGAGATCGTTCGGCAGATGGACTACGCCGCCCAGCCGGACAAGGATGACCCATGCTGCTCCTCTTGCAATATACAATAG